The Helianthus annuus cultivar XRQ/B chromosome 16, HanXRQr2.0-SUNRISE, whole genome shotgun sequence genome includes a window with the following:
- the LOC110919305 gene encoding bromodomain-containing protein 4-like: MLIDHAYPDIERDLNSDLLVLSHMNNDSLKQLARYHPNHPEPKKVAEFFGFIKDANYVDPDPVNHQNWRNEEEMKEAAYADELKSLTEFKNTRSDWFMKEPRKRSKKVTPQTQEGEESSSQPKKKQKKVAKTLLIDEPEGEEPGVNVEEDLYADIDDVMINIDDLESEQAANIEVDKEKVIDDVEGDDVDKSTTSSSSSSEDEIDETERLKRIQEATEKEKQLRKRKRKKAGARKRIVSLKIKKVTPKITKPKIILNKKSSKEPSKPPTPPPEPTPHQSQIQSPPHQTPPQQPTPQRQPSPPKQPTPPRQPSPLQLSPLHLSPPHEQPFLTSQEIFKTPPPTQFQIQLTHGSSGHKTFPTVPGSLEDIGDFGFANDEQVKKLEKKMDDVVN, from the exons ATGTTGATTGATCATGCATATCCAGATATTGAACGTGATTTGAACAGTGATTTGTTAGTTCTTTCACACATGAACAATGATTCTCTCAAGCAACTTGCAAGATATCATCCAAACCATCCCGAACCGAAGAAAGTAGCTGAATTTTTTGGATTTATCAAGGATGCGAATTATGTTGATCCTGATCCAGTCAATCACCAAAACTGGAGGAATGAAGAGGAAATGAAGGAGGCCGCTTATGCTGATGAGCTAAAGTCTCTTACAGAATTTAAAAATACACGAAGTGACTGGTTTATGAAAGAACCGAGAAAGAGAAGCAAAAAGGTCACCCCTCAAACACAGGAGGGTGAGGAGTCATCGTCACagccaaagaagaaacaaaagaaagtggcaaAGACTTTGTTGATTGATGAGCCTGAGGGTGAAGAACCAGGTGTAAATGTTGAAGAAGATCTGTATGCTGATATTGATGATGTGATGATAAACATTGATGATTTAGAGTCAGAGCAAGCAGCTAACATTGAAGTTGATAAAGAAAAAGTTATTGATGATGTAGAAGGTGATGATGTTGATAAAAGTACTACAAGTTCTTCGAGTTCTTCGGAAGATGAGATAGATGAAACTGAACGTTTAAAAAGAATTCAAGAAGCGACAGAGAAAGAGAAACAGTTGAGAAAGAGGAAGAG AAAGAAAGCAGGAGCAAGGAAAAGGATTGTGTCTCTGAAGATAAAGAAAGTTACTCCGAAGATCACAAAGCCTAAGATTATTCTGAATAAGAAATCGTCCAAAGAACCAAGtaaaccaccaacaccaccacctgaACCTACACCACATCAATCACAAATACAATCACCACCACATCAAACACCTCCACAACAACCAACACCTCAAAGACAaccttcaccaccaaaacaaccaacaccacctAGACAACCTTCACCATTACAACTTTCACCGTTACATCTCTCACCACCTCATGAACAACCTTTTCTTACATCCCAAGAAATCTtcaaaacaccaccacccacTCAATTCCAAATTCAACTAACTCATGGTTCTTCTGGACACAAGACGTTTCCAACTGTTCCAGGAAGTCTTGAAGATATTGGAGATTTCGGATTTGCGAATGATGAACAAGTGAAAAAGTTAGAGAAGAAAATGGATGATGTTGTAAATTAA
- the LOC110919306 gene encoding RNA polymerase-associated protein LEO1-like has protein sequence MRIKKLESENKSLLKKIDTDQTEIDFLKVRVAELVEEKAHRDEQNKYFELKNKELEAAKALKEHEFYMLNKVVENMLGTSIEQKFEEIQVEELRAKHQAEIDAQMKDKGKGVESSVAVAESSIVPSLVIENPVPISSVSAIFEENVSLEDLAGDDDEEDDEEDDDEGDDDEEDDDDDEKVFSASSHGSDDDNDDDDQGGMGIKVTEPSSEKTVDDYLNDSVNEETEGADGKGEHGDDQNVEQVEKLILRIEPHLEEEYEYKYVEDADLYDRVEFEDCTDDESVNEDTSQFPTLMEFFTEENRDELRRKVAEILKDKNFDGTPKDMQKEERQKWFKDSHERKFKRPLKYYQRNRSISLGDIISWGFLPHVNAYAIRIECGVQYFDRLYVVMSLPWWDVEELSKPHYPKRVTRVDPVTGVEETILNVKKPKTMKNIPVPKMEQDFYKGFLGWSKDREQAMQFQQVVSICFQKGINSENKWNSKWRSLEEKERKKAERERKKLDENRGKWMKQQDEEAKKAKKENERVRNLLRRKPKSREETFKSL, from the exons ATGCGAATAAAGAAGTTAGAATCTGAAAACAAGTCATTACTGAAGAAGATTGATACAGATCAGACAGAGATTGATTTCTTGAAAGTGAGAGTAGCTGAATTAGTAGAAGAAAAGGCTCACAGAGATGAGCAGAACAAATATTTTGAGTTGAAAAACAAAGAGCTTGAAGCTGCGAAAGCATTGAAAGAACATGAGTTTTACATGTTAAACAAAGTTGTTGAGAACATGCTTGGAACGTCGATTGAGCAAAAGTTCGAAGAAATACAAGTTGAAGAACTTAGGGCTAAACACCAAGCTGAGATTGACGCACAAATGAAAGATAAGGGAAAAGGTGTTGAAAGCAGTGTGGCAGTAGCTGAAAGTTCAATTGTTCCATCTCTAGTTATTGAGAATCCTGTTCCTATATCTTCCGTATCAGCAATCTTTGAAGAAAATGTTTCACTGGAAGACCTTGCTGGTGATGACGATGAAGAAGATGacgaggaggatgatgatgaagggGATGATGAcgaggaagatgatgatgatgatgaaaaagtcTTCTCTGCTAGCAGTCATGGCTCTGATGAtgacaatgatgatgatgatcagggTGGTATGGGAATCAAAGTAACTGAACCGTCAAGTGAAAAGACTGTTGATGATTATCTGAATGACAGTGTGAATGAAGAAACAGAGGGAGCTGACGGAAAGGGGGAGCATGGTGATGATCAAAATGTTGAACAAGTTGAAAAGTTAATTTTGAGAATAGAACCTCATTTGGAGGAAG AGTATGAGTACAAGTATGTAGAGGATGCTGATTTGTATGATAGGGTTGAGTTTGAAGATTGTACTGATGACGAGAGTGTAAATGAAGATACTTCTCAGTTTCCTACACTGATGGAGTTCTTTACTGAAGAAAACAGGGATGAGTTAAGAAGGAAAGTCGCTGAGATTTTGAAAGACAAAAATTTCGATGGTACTCCTAAAGACATGCAAAAGGAAGAACGGCAGAAGTGGTTTAAAGATAGTcatgaaagaaaattcaaaaggccGTTGAAGTATTATCAGAGAAATAGAAGTATTTCACTCGGTGATATCATTAGCTGGGGTTTCCTACCTCATGTTAATGCTTATGCAATAAGAATAGAGTGTGGAGTACAATACTTTGACCGTCTGTATGTTGTGATGTCTttaccatggtgggatgtcgAAGAGTTATCAAAA CCGCATTACCCGAAGAGAGTTACAAGGGTAGATCCAGTGACAGGGGTTGAAGAGACTATTCTGAACGTGAAAAAGCCGAAGACGATGAAGAATATACCAGTGCCGAAGATGGAGCAGGATTTCTACAAAGGCTTCTTGGGCTGG TCTAAAGACCGTGAGCAAGCGATGCAGTTTCAACAAGTTGTATCTATTTGTTTTCAGAAAGGCattaattctgaaaataaatgGAATTCTAAATGGCGGTCGCTtgaagagaaagaaagaaagaaagctgAAAGAGAACGCAAGAAGCTGGATGAAAACAGAGGAAAATGGATGAAGCAACAGGATGAGGAAGCTAAGAAAGCCAAGAAAGAGAATGAAAGGGTGAGGAACTTGCTTAGGAGGAAGCCTAAGTCAAGAGAGGAAACTTTCAAGTCACTCTAA